The genomic stretch CCTCCATGATGCCGCGCACACCTTCATTGGCGATCACCTCAAAATGATATGTTTCCCCGCGGATGACCGCGCCCAGACAGATGACGGCGTCCACGTTCTTTTTCTTGGCCAGTTTCAAAGCCGTCAAAGGAATTTCAAAAGTTCCGGGCACCCACACCGTCGTGATCTGGTCTTCTTTAAGACCGGAATGTTTGAGTTCCATCCAGCAGGCGTTCACAAGCGCCTTGGTGATGAAATCATTGAAACACGACGCGACAATGGCAATGCGGACCTTCTTTTTCACAAAATATGCCCCAACTTGTCTTTCTTGGCCTTCAGGTATTGCTCGTTTTGGGGATTATGCGGGATCTTGATGGGGATCCGCTCGACGACCGTAAGCCCGTATCCTTCCAGACCCACGATCTTGCGGGGATTATTGGTCAATAACCGGATCTGGCGGACCCCCAGGTCAACGAGGATCTGCGCGCCGATGCCGTAATCACGCAGATCGGGGGCGAAGCCCAGGGCCTGATTGGCCTCGACCGTGTCCATGCCGTCATCCTGCAGATTGTAGGCCTTCATTTTATTGACCAGGCCGATGCCCCGGCCTTCATGATGGCGGATATAAAGCACAACACCCGTGCCGATCTCGGCAATGGCTTTCATGGCGCTTTTGAGCTGGCTGTTGCAGTCACAACGCAAAGACCCGAACACGTCTCCGGTCAGGCATTCGCTCTGGGCCCGCACCAAGACCGGCTTGGTCCCGTCGATGTCCCCCCTGACCATGGCGATGTGCAGGACATTGTCCACCAGGGACTGGTAAGCGACCATCTTGAATTCCCCAAACTCCGTCGGTAAATTCGCCTCTTCCACCCGCTCGACGAGTTTTTCGGTCTTGCGGCGGTATTCGATCAAGCTGTCGATGGTGCAGATCTTCAAATTGCTTTTGCGGGCGAAGGTGACCAGGTCATTGGTCCGGGCCATGGTGCCGTCTTCGTTCATGATCTCGCAGATGACCCCGGCCGGATAAAGGCCGGCCAAACGCATCAGGTCCACCGATGCCTCGGTGTGCCCGGCGCGCACCAGCACCCCGCCCCGGCGGGCGCGCAGCGGGAACAAATGCCCGGGGGTCACAAGGTCTGACGGTTTGGATTTGGGGTCAATGAGGACCCCGACGGTCTTGGCGCGGTCAGCGGCGGAAATACCCGTGGTGACGCCGAAAGCCGCGTCCACGGAAATGGTCCACGCGGTATTGCATTTTTGATGCTGATCGTTCAATTCATCCTTCATCGGATGAAGACCGAGTTCATTGAGCCGGCTGTCCTCCATGGGCACACAGATGAGCCCCCTGGCCTCCTTGGCCATGAAATTGATGGCATTGGGGGTGATGAATTGGGCGGCAACGAGCACGTCCCCTTCGTTCTCGCGGCCCTCATCGTCCATGACAATGACCATGCGGCCTGCTTTAAGATCTTCCACAATTTCCGGAATAGTGTTAAACATGGGGTCAAGTATATTCTAAATATTATTCCTTGTCAATCCCTTTGTCCCGCCCTATAATAAAACAAGTTTTTCATAAACCTATTGTTTCTAATGACATGCGACTTTCTAGAAAAATAGCTTCCCTGCTTTTGCGCCAAAAAAAGACCCTGTCTGCCGCGGAATCCTGCACCGGCGGCCTTTTGGCCCATACCCTGACCAATATTCCCGGCTCTTCCGCATTTTTCCATCTGGGGATCATCGCCTACGATGATGCCGCGAAGATCAAATTATTAAAAGTACCGGCCAAAACCCTGGGCGTCCATGGCGCGGTCAGCCAACCCGCGGCCCGGCTCATGGCCCAAAACGTCCGCAAGATCCTTAAAACCGACTTAGGGGTAGGCATCACCGGCATTGCCGGCCCATCAGGGGGAAACAAAGCCAAACCGGTTGGCCTGACCTATATCGCTGTCAGCGACGGGAAAACAACCGTATGCAGGGCATTCCGCTTTCATGGCACGCGCGTAAACAATAAAAACAGGGCTGTCCGGGCCGCCTTGCGCCTGGTCCTCAAAAAGGTCAAAGGTCAAAGCTGAAAGGTCAAAGGATGGATATCGCCAATCGTCTCAAACGCTGTTTCAAGCCCCGTTTTGCCGTCATTTATCCTTTCGGCGTTTTCGTCCTCTTTTTCTGTTCTTCGGATGAGCATTCCTTAAAAAACGGGATCGGTTATATCATTGCCGGGGCTTTGCTGCGGCTATGGTCCAATGGTTATGCCATCAAAAATGACCGCCTGACCACATCCGGCCCCTATGCTTTTGTCCGCAATCCCCTGTATTTAGGAACACTCCTCATCGCTTTGGGGTTGACCATCGTATTAAAAATGGACCTGGCGATGACGGTCCTCTTTTTAGCGGTCCTAGGATGGGTCTACAGCAAAACCATTCGTGGGGAAGAAAGAATGCTGGCGGCAAAATTCGGGGAGGAATACAAAAAATATTGTTCAAAGATACCGGCCCTGGTCCCTTCCCTGGTCCCCTACATCCCGGGAGAGAAATGGCCGTTTCGCATCCAGCGGCTGATCGACAGCAAAGAACACAAACCGGTGTTCTGGCTCATCATCCTCCTCATTGTCTTCCACCTCAAGACCCGCCTGCTCCTCGAGCATAAGCCCATGACCGCAAAGACATGGGCCTGGGTCGCGTTAGGCCTCGTCCTGATCTGCCTGGACATTCTCTACGAATTCAACAAGAAAAAGATCCACGCCAAATAAAAATCCCGCCCTGCCTCAGGCGGAACGGGATTTTTAATTAAGGTTACGGTGGGTGTCCCCGAAATTAGCGGGAGCGGAGTTTGGACAATAGGCGCAGGATCTCCATGTACAGCCAGACCAGGGTGACCATGAGCGCGAAAGCGCCGTACCACTCCATATACCTTTCCAGGCCCTGATGACTGCCCCGCTCGATCATGTCAAAATCCAGGATCAAAGACATGGACGCGATGCCGACCACGAATAAACTGAATGCAATGCCCAAAGGCCCGCTGCCGTTAAGAAATCCCGGAGGAGCGATGTGGAAAAACCCCGCCGCCATGACGGCTAAATAAAAGATCATGATCCCGCCCATGGCGATCATGAGGCCTTTGCGCAAACCCGGTGTCGCTTGCAGGAACCCTGTTTTATATCCCATCAGCATGGCCAGCATCACGCCGAACGTCAATCCTACGGCCTGCACGACAATGCCCGGATAGGAACGCTCGAAATACGCGGACAACACGCCCAGCACAAGGCCTTCGCAAGCCGCGTACAAAGGCGCTGACACCGACGACCATTGCGGCTTAAAACACGTGGCTATGGCCAGGACAAACCCGACGAACAAGCCGACCACCATGACCGTGCCTGCCCATCCGGCGCTGGCCGGGTTAACGGCCTTGGACCAGGCCCAAAATGCCGTTGCCATCAAGACGAGCAAAAGAATAAGGGCCTTGTTGACCGTGCCCTGAACGGTCATGGTCTGCCCCGACCCTACAACGGCACGGGCATTGTCAAAAACCTTGCTGTTCAATGTCGGATTACTGCTTTCCATCTCACACCTCCATTAATTATTAAATTGTCCCTGCCCATCGTAAGGCGATGTGCATGATGATATTCGTGTAGATCCCGGCCATCACATCATCCAGCATGATCCCCCAACCGCCGGGCCTGGCCTCCAGCCGGTTAATAGGGTATATTTTAAACATATCGAACGCCCGAAACAAGAAAAAAACGCTGATCGCGACCGGCCAGGTCACCGGCCAGGCCATGGGCAGTCCTGCTAAAGCCACCAGAACACCGACGACCTCGTCCAAAACAACAATGCCGGGGTCTTTTTGTTTCAACATTTTTTCCACGCGGCCGCAAACAGGAACACCAACCGCAAAAAGCACAAACACAACAACGGCATAAGCCCATGGATGCCCCTGCAAGGCAAAAGCCAGGGCAATTCCCGCCGCGGTCGCGGCCGTGCCCGGAGCGATGGGAAAATATCCGATGCCGAAAAACGTGGCTATGATCTTTGCGAATCGGTCCATTGATTTTTAAAATACGCGGCGCCGGAGCCGACGGTCAAAAAAACGGTAATAACCATTAAAAAATTGATGACCCCCTGCCACAGAGGCTGGATCTGAAAGAACCACGCGGCTGTCCACGGGCTTTCCTCGGCGATCAAAAACAAGAGGACAACGGAAATGCTGATGATCTGAAAAACGGTCTTGATCTTACCCGCCTTTTCCGCGGCCAGCACCTGGCCCCGGCTCATGGCCCGCAAACGCGACGCGGTCACGCAAATTTCCCGAACAGCGATCAGGACAACCATCCACGCCTCCACCATGCCCGTATAGGTCAGAACAAAAAAAACAGACAGGATCAGGACCTTGTCGGCGATGGGGTCCATGATCTTGCCGAAATCACTGGTCAAGCCGCTCTTCTTCGCCAAATGCCCGTCGTAAAAATCCGTCAATGCCGCGCCCGCGAACAAAACAGCCGCGGCCACGTAAGCGGCCAGCGAATACTGGCAAAGCAGCCACACGATCAGGGCCGCAAAGACCAGACGCGAAAGGGTCAGGATATTAGGCAGGGTCATCGCACGACTCCAGCCAGGTCATATTCATAGGCATCGGTGATATCCACTTCAACCATGTCCCCCTGTTTCAACGGGTCCTTTGAACGCACATACACAACGCCATCCACGTCCGGGGCATCGTATTCGCTGCGTCCGATATAAGTATCCTTGGATCCCTTCTCTTTTTCATCAATAAGGACATTGAGCCGGCGGCCGACGAAACCTTTCTGAATTTCCCTGGAGATGGCCTGCTGGTCGCGCATGAGAATATCCATGCGTTCTCTTTTGACCCTGGCCGGCACATGCCCTGGCATGTCATGAGCGGCTGTCCCCTCTTCTTTGGAATAAATGAAAACACCGACGCGCTCAAAACGCATCTGCTGATTGAAGGCGCGCAATTCTTCAAAGTCCTCTTTTGTTTCTCCAGGAAGACCGACGATATAGGTGGTGCGCACAAACGCCCGCGGCAGGACCGAACGGATCCTGGCCACAAGGTCCAGGGTCTGTCGGCGGGTGATATGACGGTTCTGTTCGGCCAAAATATGGTCGCTGATATGCTGCAGAGGCATGTCAATGTACTTGCAAATCTTGTCTTCGCCGGCCATGACCTCAATGAGTTCATCGGTCACGTGAGCGGGGAACGCGTATAACAAACGTATCCAACGGATATTTTTGACGCTCCGGGCCATCTCTTTTAAAAGCCGCGCCAACGATTTTGTGCGGTAAATGTCCAGCCCATAGGCCGTGATGTCCTGACCGATGAGGTTGATCTCCTTAACGCCCGCCGCGTCCAAACGCGCCACTTCCTGCAGCACGGACTCGACGGTGCGTGAAATGAACCTGCCTTTGATCTTGGGAATGGCACAAAAACTGCAGGCATTAAAACAACTCTCGCAGATCTTGACGTAGGCGAAATGCCGCGGGGTCAGCTGGACTCCCGCGGGGTCCGCGTCCCGGTTTAACGTCGGGGTACCGACAAAAGCGTCCACGTCCTTGAACTGGGCGGCCAATTCTTTGCCGTAACGCTGGGCCAGACAGCCGGCGACGATGATCTTTTGGATCTTGCCCTTTTTTTTAAGGTCGATGAGGTCCAGGATGGTGTCCACGGACTCTTTGCGGGCGTCTTCAATGAACGAGCAGGTGTTGACGATGATGACCTGGGCCTGTTTCGCCTCAACGATGCGATGGCCGTTCTTTTTTAAACGGCCAAGGATCATCTGCGCGTCGGTGAGGTTGCGGGCGCACCCTAAATTGATAACGCCGACCCCGCCATCGGCGGGACCGGCGCCCAAACGTTCCTGCTGAAAATCCCTGGTTGTTTTCATATATACTGTACAGACGCAGCATTGCTGCGTCTCTACTTTTTCACCGTAAGCCCCTCTTTGGTAATGACAACCCTTTTGGCCCCGCGCTCGGCGCCGCCTAAGGACCCGATATGCCTGCCGTTGACCTCCAGGTCCAGCTCATTGATGTTCTTGCCGGAAAGTTCGATCCGGTCCTGGGCAGACCAGGATTCCGTGGTCCCCTTTTTCATCCGGTCCTCGAATACGATCTTGTCGTCGGTCTTGACCCTGATCCAGGTGTTCCTGGGAACCCGCACAGCCAATGTCACCTTGGCGCTGTTGCTTTGGGTCCTGATGATCTGCGATCTGTGGGCAGCGGGTTCTTCGGCCCGCTGTATTTTCTTTCCGCCAGAGGCGGATCCGCCTTTGGCGGAGACAGGCACGTGTTTCTTGAACGCATCGACCGCGCATCCGCCGACTTTGAGGACCACCACAACAGCCAGAACAATGCCGATCCAACGGACCATCATGGACCGGTTTTTAGAACTGAATATTTCGCGTTTGGACTGATAAAAACGGGACGACGGGGCGACAACCACCGGCCTGCCTGGCAAGGGAGGTTTTGGCTGCTGGACCTCGTAACGGGAAAGGACCTCAACAGGGTCGAGCCCTAAGAATTCCGCGTAAATCTTCAGGAAACCCCGGTAATAGAACGGGGTCAGCATGCGCACGGAATACCC from Candidatus Omnitrophota bacterium encodes the following:
- the ribH gene encoding 6,7-dimethyl-8-ribityllumazine synthase; the protein is MKKKVRIAIVASCFNDFITKALVNACWMELKHSGLKEDQITTVWVPGTFEIPLTALKLAKKKNVDAVICLGAVIRGETYHFEVIANEGVRGIMEASLTAGKPVIMGILTADTVDQAQKRAQSKGGPNKGRDAARAALQMVNLLKKV
- a CDS encoding bifunctional 3,4-dihydroxy-2-butanone-4-phosphate synthase/GTP cyclohydrolase II, encoding MFNTIPEIVEDLKAGRMVIVMDDEGRENEGDVLVAAQFITPNAINFMAKEARGLICVPMEDSRLNELGLHPMKDELNDQHQKCNTAWTISVDAAFGVTTGISAADRAKTVGVLIDPKSKPSDLVTPGHLFPLRARRGGVLVRAGHTEASVDLMRLAGLYPAGVICEIMNEDGTMARTNDLVTFARKSNLKICTIDSLIEYRRKTEKLVERVEEANLPTEFGEFKMVAYQSLVDNVLHIAMVRGDIDGTKPVLVRAQSECLTGDVFGSLRCDCNSQLKSAMKAIAEIGTGVVLYIRHHEGRGIGLVNKMKAYNLQDDGMDTVEANQALGFAPDLRDYGIGAQILVDLGVRQIRLLTNNPRKIVGLEGYGLTVVERIPIKIPHNPQNEQYLKAKKDKLGHIL
- a CDS encoding CinA family protein; the encoded protein is MRLSRKIASLLLRQKKTLSAAESCTGGLLAHTLTNIPGSSAFFHLGIIAYDDAAKIKLLKVPAKTLGVHGAVSQPAARLMAQNVRKILKTDLGVGITGIAGPSGGNKAKPVGLTYIAVSDGKTTVCRAFRFHGTRVNNKNRAVRAALRLVLKKVKGQS
- a CDS encoding isoprenylcysteine carboxylmethyltransferase family protein; translated protein: MDIANRLKRCFKPRFAVIYPFGVFVLFFCSSDEHSLKNGIGYIIAGALLRLWSNGYAIKNDRLTTSGPYAFVRNPLYLGTLLIALGLTIVLKMDLAMTVLFLAVLGWVYSKTIRGEERMLAAKFGEEYKKYCSKIPALVPSLVPYIPGEKWPFRIQRLIDSKEHKPVFWLIILLIVFHLKTRLLLEHKPMTAKTWAWVALGLVLICLDILYEFNKKKIHAK
- a CDS encoding Bax inhibitor-1/YccA family protein yields the protein MESSNPTLNSKVFDNARAVVGSGQTMTVQGTVNKALILLLVLMATAFWAWSKAVNPASAGWAGTVMVVGLFVGFVLAIATCFKPQWSSVSAPLYAACEGLVLGVLSAYFERSYPGIVVQAVGLTFGVMLAMLMGYKTGFLQATPGLRKGLMIAMGGIMIFYLAVMAAGFFHIAPPGFLNGSGPLGIAFSLFVVGIASMSLILDFDMIERGSHQGLERYMEWYGAFALMVTLVWLYMEILRLLSKLRSR
- a CDS encoding phosphatidylglycerophosphatase A — encoded protein: MDRFAKIIATFFGIGYFPIAPGTAATAAGIALAFALQGHPWAYAVVVFVLFAVGVPVCGRVEKMLKQKDPGIVVLDEVVGVLVALAGLPMAWPVTWPVAISVFFLFRAFDMFKIYPINRLEARPGGWGIMLDDVMAGIYTNIIMHIALRWAGTI
- the pgsA gene encoding CDP-diacylglycerol--glycerol-3-phosphate 3-phosphatidyltransferase — encoded protein: MTLPNILTLSRLVFAALIVWLLCQYSLAAYVAAAVLFAGAALTDFYDGHLAKKSGLTSDFGKIMDPIADKVLILSVFFVLTYTGMVEAWMVVLIAVREICVTASRLRAMSRGQVLAAEKAGKIKTVFQIISISVVLLFLIAEESPWTAAWFFQIQPLWQGVINFLMVITVFLTVGSGAAYFKNQWTDSQRS
- the rimO gene encoding 30S ribosomal protein S12 methylthiotransferase RimO gives rise to the protein MKTTRDFQQERLGAGPADGGVGVINLGCARNLTDAQMILGRLKKNGHRIVEAKQAQVIIVNTCSFIEDARKESVDTILDLIDLKKKGKIQKIIVAGCLAQRYGKELAAQFKDVDAFVGTPTLNRDADPAGVQLTPRHFAYVKICESCFNACSFCAIPKIKGRFISRTVESVLQEVARLDAAGVKEINLIGQDITAYGLDIYRTKSLARLLKEMARSVKNIRWIRLLYAFPAHVTDELIEVMAGEDKICKYIDMPLQHISDHILAEQNRHITRRQTLDLVARIRSVLPRAFVRTTYIVGLPGETKEDFEELRAFNQQMRFERVGVFIYSKEEGTAAHDMPGHVPARVKRERMDILMRDQQAISREIQKGFVGRRLNVLIDEKEKGSKDTYIGRSEYDAPDVDGVVYVRSKDPLKQGDMVEVDITDAYEYDLAGVVR
- a CDS encoding DUF4115 domain-containing protein, which encodes MPEPTPQKTHNSLLKTTREAKGLTLDIVHEATKIPLDALKAIEEGYSVRMLTPFYYRGFLKIYAEFLGLDPVEVLSRYEVQQPKPPLPGRPVVVAPSSRFYQSKREIFSSKNRSMMVRWIGIVLAVVVVLKVGGCAVDAFKKHVPVSAKGGSASGGKKIQRAEEPAAHRSQIIRTQSNSAKVTLAVRVPRNTWIRVKTDDKIVFEDRMKKGTTESWSAQDRIELSGKNINELDLEVNGRHIGSLGGAERGAKRVVITKEGLTVKK